The Dokdonia donghaensis DSW-1 DNA window TACTTTCTAAAAACAGTAGTTGTGCCTGTACAATGTTTGCTACCTGGTCATTTATTCCAGTACCCAAGAAAATGATGCGATCCATCATTAAACGTGAGAACACGTCAAAGATCGCGATATTCATCTGGCGTTCTTCTATAATGTTAGGAGTAAGTCCCTGAGGAAGCATACTCGTTATGATTTTATCGTAATAGTTAGAGCTTACACCCTGATCTTTAATTGCAAATTTTTTAAATTCTTTTCCGTAATCCATATCTATTCTAGCAATATTTTCTTTAATAAAAAAGCGTTTTACCTAGTCTAGTAAAACGCTTTAAAGATACTTATTATCTAGGAGGTATTCTAATTGTATACTTCCTTAACAAATTCGTCAAAGGTTACTTCCTTCTCCTTAAGTTTTACATTTTCTTTAAAGAATGTAAGCATTTTTACATTCATAAGCTGCTCAGAAAGACGCTTTACTTCTTCTTGATTACCTAATATACGTGCTGCGATATCATCAAGTTCTTTCTCTTCTGGGTTCATTTGCCCATACTGCATCATTTGTGCTTTGATCATATCTTTAGAATAATCTTTAAGCTCGTCAAATGTTACTTGAAGTTCGTTTTCTGTAACGACTTTACCTTCTATAAGTTGCCATCTTAAACCTTTTTCAGAACGTGCAAACTCTTCTTTTGCTTCTTCTTCTGTCATAGGCTTCTCACCAGTAGATTGTATCCATCTAGCTAAGAAGTCTGCAGGCAGGTCAAACTTAGTTTCATCAATAAGACGCTCTGTAACGTCATTCATAAGTTGCTGGTCGCTTTGTTGTGTAAACTGGCGCTCACCATCTTCTTTTATTTTATCTTTAAGCTCTGTCGCAGATTTTACAACGTCCTTTCCAAATAACTTATCAAAAAGCTCTTGATCAAGATCTGCTTGCTCACGCTTGTTTGTTTCTGTTACTGTAAAAGTAACTTCTGCATTCAGGTCTTTTGCTTCGTCTTCAGAGATTTTTAATGCTGCTTGGTATGTTCCAGGCTCTGAGAAAAGACTTTTAGTCTTAACCGTAATTACATCTCCAGGTTTTGCTCCTACAAATGCATCTACATTTTTCTTCCCTTTAAGTTGCTCTATCTCAAAAGTAGCTTGGTTATCTA harbors:
- the tig gene encoding trigger factor, which produces MNITKEQIDDLNAVVKVEIVKDDYNEKVESILKNYRKTANIPGFRKGHVPMGMVKKQYGMAVRVDEVNKILQEALGKFLQEEKLDVLGNPLPKNQEDFNWDAEDYNFEFELGMAPKFDVNLKPKKAITSYKIKVDDKMVDSQVTTIRKQYGKLISQTEVAKDSEVTGTFASEKAGIDNQATFEIEQLKGKKNVDAFVGAKPGDVITVKTKSLFSEPGTYQAALKISEDEAKDLNAEVTFTVTETNKREQADLDQELFDKLFGKDVVKSATELKDKIKEDGERQFTQQSDQQLMNDVTERLIDETKFDLPADFLARWIQSTGEKPMTEEEAKEEFARSEKGLRWQLIEGKVVTENELQVTFDELKDYSKDMIKAQMMQYGQMNPEEKELDDIAARILGNQEEVKRLSEQLMNVKMLTFFKENVKLKEKEVTFDEFVKEVYN